In Topomyia yanbarensis strain Yona2022 chromosome 2, ASM3024719v1, whole genome shotgun sequence, one DNA window encodes the following:
- the LOC131684496 gene encoding cytochrome P450 4V2-like codes for MWLFLVAVIVLLLAIIVVRGGEYLALYGRNDIERFGAVVGLFRNFDRLFRTRFGPIEILGSCHPDVIQQVLSNVDCLEKPFFYRFTGLENGLLSAKHQLWKKQRKTLNSSFNLKILYSFIPIFESCCRKMIEDLNELAAAGPTVNIMNCASKCTLEMVFGTTIGIDVTNQSNEKEILGYVERLFNLVSRRMLTLHLYFDWVYRFTKDYREDRKLRTICIEKANELIDEQKKRISSRKDCNRNCCDELGSESHYRKPRIFIEQLLEESNEEEEKFSVEEIYHNAYTIILAGNDTSALSVAHSCLFLAMYPHIQDKVYAELRNVYPCEDSPITPDNLKQLEYMEMFIKETLRLCPVVPNIARQAVNDVWIDGKRVPKGSIFVVSFYALHRRKDIWGPDAYQFDPENFHPDRTKGRHPYGYLPFSGGPRNCIGWRYAMISIKVMLIYLLRTFKLSTDLRQTDLRYRFDLTLKLAFEHLVRLERR; via the exons ATGTGGCTATTTCTAGTCGCGGTGATAGTGCTTCTGTTGGCGATAATTGTCGTTCGAGGTGGTGAATATTTAGCACTGTATGGAAGAAATGACATCGAACGGTTTGGTGCGGTTGTTGGACTGTTTCGTAACTTTGATCGGTTGTTCCGTACCCGGTTTGGGCCGATCGAGATTTTGGGCAGTTGTCACCCGGACGTGATTCAGCAGGTTCTATCGAACGTGGATTGCTTGGAGAAACCATTCTTCTACCGGTTTACCGGTCTGGAAAACGGATTGTTGAGCGCTAAAC ATCAGCTCTGGAAGAAGCAACGGAAAACGTTGAATTCGtcgtttaatttaaaaatcctgTACAGCTTCATTCCAATATTCGAGAGCTGCTGTCGGAAAATGATCGAAGATTTGAACGAGCTTGCAGCGGCCGGACCTACGGTTAATATCATGAACTGTGCCTCCAAATGTACACTGGAAATGGTTTTCGGGACGACGATTGGTATAGACGTGACGAATCAAAGCAATGAAAAGGAAATTCTGGGTTATGTTGAGCG ATTATTCAATCTGGTATCCCGCAGAATGCTTACCCTTCATCTGTATTTCGATTGGGTCTATCGATTTACCAAAGATTACCGAGAAGACCGCAAGCTACGAACCATTTGCATTGAAAAAGCGAACGAG CTCATTGACGAGCAAAAGAAACGTATCTCCAGTCGAAAAGATTGCAACAGAAACTGCTGCGATGAGTTGGGCAGTGAAAGCCATTATAGAAAACCTCGAATTTTCATCGAGCAACTGCTGGAGGAATCCAATGAAGAGGAAGAAAAATTTAGCGTTGAAGAAATATATCACAATGCGTACACGATAATATTAGCG gGTAACGACACTTCGGCACTTTCTGTAGCTCACAGCTGCCTTTTCCTTGCCATGTATCCGCACATTCAGGACAAAGTGTACGCGGAACTTCGGAACGTCTACCCGTGCGAAGATTCTCCAATCACACCGGACAATCTTAAACAACTTGAATATATGGAAATGTTTATCAAAGAAACATTAAGACTCTGTCCCGTGGTACCGAACATTGCAAGGCAGGCAGTGAACGATGTTTGGATCGATGGCAAGCGTGTTCCGAAAGGTAGCATATTTGTTGTGTCTTTCTATGCTCTTCACCGGCGTAAGGATATCTGGGGACCAGACGCATACCAATTCGATCCGGAGAATTTCCATCCAGATCGAACGAAGGGAAGGCACCCTTACGGTTATCTACCGTTCAGCGGGGGACCTCGAAATTGTATAG GATGGAGATATGCTATGATAAGCATTAAGGTGATGTTGATATATTTGCTGCGCACCTTCAAATTAAGTACCGACCTGCGGCAAACGGATCTACGGTACAGGTTCGATCTTACCTTAAAGTTGGCGTTTGAACACCTCGTTCGGCTTGAAAGGCGGTAA